A region of Pseudomonas putida DNA encodes the following proteins:
- the fliI gene encoding flagellar protein export ATPase FliI: MRLDRTSFGKRLGSYAETIELPTQPVVEGRLLRMVGLTLEAEGLRAAVGSRCLVINDDSYHPVQVEAEVMGFAGSKVFLMPVGSIVGIAPGARVVPLDDGGRLPMGMSMLGRVLDGAGRALDGKGGMKAEDWVPMDGPVINPLNRDPISVPLDVGIRSINGLLTVGRGQRLGLFAGTGVGKSVLLGMMTRFTEAEIIVVGLIGERGREVKEFIEHILGEEGLKRSVVVASPADDAPLMRLRAAMYCTRIAEYFRDKGKNVLLLMDSLTRFAQAQREIALAIGEPPATRGYPPSVFAKLPKLVERAGNGEPGGGSITAFYTVLSEGDDQQDPIADSARGVLDGHFVLSRRLAEEGHYPAIDIEASISRVMPQVVDADHLRQAQKFKQLWSRLSQSRDLISVGAYVPGGDPETDLAIALQSRLVDFLRQGLDENVGMAQSREQLGAIFTPPAGG; the protein is encoded by the coding sequence ATGCGCCTTGATCGCACCAGTTTCGGAAAGCGCCTGGGCAGTTACGCCGAGACCATAGAGCTGCCGACCCAGCCGGTTGTCGAGGGTCGCCTGCTGCGCATGGTCGGCCTTACCCTGGAAGCCGAAGGCCTGCGCGCCGCGGTGGGTAGCCGCTGCCTGGTGATCAACGATGACAGCTACCACCCGGTGCAGGTCGAAGCTGAGGTCATGGGCTTTGCTGGCTCCAAGGTGTTCCTCATGCCTGTCGGCAGCATCGTCGGCATTGCCCCTGGGGCGCGGGTGGTACCGCTGGATGACGGTGGCCGCTTGCCCATGGGCATGAGCATGCTCGGGCGGGTGCTCGATGGTGCCGGGCGCGCCCTCGATGGCAAAGGTGGCATGAAGGCCGAAGACTGGGTGCCGATGGACGGCCCGGTCATCAACCCGCTCAACCGCGACCCCATCAGCGTGCCGCTGGATGTGGGCATTCGCAGCATCAATGGCCTGCTGACCGTAGGTCGCGGCCAGCGCCTGGGCCTGTTTGCCGGTACCGGCGTGGGTAAATCGGTGTTGCTGGGCATGATGACGCGTTTTACCGAAGCCGAGATCATCGTCGTCGGGCTGATCGGCGAACGGGGCCGTGAGGTGAAAGAATTCATCGAGCATATCCTCGGTGAGGAAGGCTTAAAGCGCTCGGTGGTGGTCGCATCGCCTGCCGATGATGCACCGCTGATGCGGTTGCGCGCTGCCATGTATTGCACGCGCATTGCCGAGTACTTCCGGGACAAGGGCAAGAATGTCCTGTTGTTGATGGACTCGCTGACCCGTTTTGCCCAGGCCCAGCGCGAGATCGCCCTGGCCATCGGTGAGCCGCCCGCGACACGCGGTTACCCACCGTCGGTGTTCGCCAAACTGCCCAAGCTTGTGGAGCGGGCGGGTAATGGCGAGCCCGGCGGCGGTTCGATCACCGCCTTCTACACGGTATTGTCGGAAGGCGATGACCAGCAGGACCCGATCGCCGACTCGGCGCGGGGTGTGCTCGACGGGCATTTCGTGCTGTCGCGCCGCTTGGCCGAAGAAGGCCACTACCCGGCAATCGACATCGAAGCCTCGATCAGCCGGGTCATGCCCCAGGTGGTCGATGCCGATCATCTGCGTCAGGCGCAAAAGTTCAAGCAGCTGTGGTCGCGCCTGTCGCAGAGCCGTGACCTGATCAGCGTGGGTGCCTATGTGCCCGGGGGCGACCCGGAGACCGACCTGGCCATCGCCCTGCAATCACGGCTGGTGGACTTTCTGCGCCAAGGCCTGGACGAGAACGTCGGCATGGCGCAGAGCCGCGAGCAGCTGGGGGCGATTTTCACGCCTCCGGCGGGCGGTTAA
- the fliJ gene encoding flagellar export protein FliJ — MALPGRAARLAPVVAMAEEAERKAAQRLGHFQQQVAQSQVKLAELERFREDYQLQWINRGGQGVNGNWLVNYQRFLGQLETAMTQQRQSLSWHQNNLNNARGTWQQAYARVEGLRKLVQRYLEEARRAEDKREQRLLDELSQLCLRRDRI; from the coding sequence ATGGCGCTGCCCGGACGTGCCGCGCGCCTGGCGCCGGTGGTGGCTATGGCCGAAGAAGCCGAGCGCAAGGCCGCCCAGCGTCTGGGGCATTTCCAGCAGCAGGTGGCCCAGTCCCAAGTCAAGTTGGCCGAGCTGGAGCGGTTTCGCGAAGACTACCAGCTGCAGTGGATCAACCGCGGCGGGCAGGGCGTCAATGGCAACTGGCTGGTCAACTACCAGCGTTTTCTCGGGCAACTGGAAACAGCCATGACCCAGCAGCGCCAGAGCCTGAGCTGGCACCAGAACAACCTGAACAACGCCCGCGGCACCTGGCAGCAGGCCTATGCCCGGGTGGAGGGGTTGCGCAAGCTGGTACAGCGTTACCTGGAGGAAGCGCGGCGGGCCGAAGACAAGCGCGAGCAGCGGTTGTTGGATGAGCTTTCGCAGCTGTGCTTGAGGCGGGATCGCATCTAG